In the Coriobacteriia bacterium genome, ACCTCTCGCCCTCGGCAAGGCTGGCCGGTGCGGTTCCCGACGTCGCCGCCTGGGTCGCGGCCGGTTCGGTCGTCCTGGGCGTCGCCTACGTGGGCGTGACGCTTGCCCGCCCCGTGCGTCGCCTGCTTCCGGCCATAGGCGCCGAGAGGGCGCCGCGGGGCGAGCTCCTCCCGACGAAGCACGCCTTGAAGGACATGGCGATCGCCTGCGGCGTGCAGGTCGCGCCCGAGATGTACGTGGTGGAGAGCACGTCGGTGAACGCCTTCGTCGTCGGGTGGGGCCGCGAGCGACCCGTGTGCGTCGTCACGCGAGGTCTCGTGGAGCGCTTCCACGCGGATGAGCAGCGCGCCGTGTTCGCCCGCCTCATGGCG is a window encoding:
- a CDS encoding M48 family metalloprotease — translated: MARTTPRAPVRLEPLWLRVERNRVKLALFIGGFLLACVLAAEVLVLVPLLSLVFLQGWQAGNLSPSARLAGAVPDVAAWVAAGSVVLGVAYVGVTLARPVRRLLPAIGAERAPRGELLPTKHALKDMAIACGVQVAPEMYVVESTSVNAFVVGWGRERPVCVVTRGLVERFHADEQRAVFARLMA